Within Haematobia irritans isolate KBUSLIRL chromosome 2, ASM5000362v1, whole genome shotgun sequence, the genomic segment CTTGCCTCAAGCTGCTGCCCATGCGGATGAGGTGAAAAAGACCATTACCACCTTGGAGAATTTATTGCAGGACAgcaatttgaaagaaaaagaaGATAAATTCTTGGGTCTTACCAAAACTTTCTCACCTGAATTTGATGCTTTCTTGAAAGAAAACTCCTTGCCAGCCATCACTGAAGCTTTGAAGAGAACAAGCGAATTTTTCACCAATGTTTTGGCCTTAAAAGAAGGAAAATTCGAAAAGGAAATTGAAGAATTGAAGGCTATGACTGTAGCTGCTATGGCCGAGTCTGTAGGCGTAGAggagaaaaatagaattttgaatgaTGTCACTCAAACTCCCAACAAGGAATTGAATGAATATTTGGCCAAGAAGAATATCGAATTGGCCTAAATGATTTTTGTATGTTTGGACTCAGtattttgttaataaattatattttaaattaagtgaaacaaaaatcgaaattaattttaaagagtcTCCTGCAGAGGAAATATGGGCCTGCTCTTAATTATATCTCCGGAAACAGTGTGATTATATTTAGAATGTTAGAGATGTGCAATGGTGGAAAATCATGGAATACTGGGTCTAGAGTTCACCATGgcatggtacaatggttagcatacccgccttgcatacatatggTCGTGGGTttaaccccagtttcgaccgaacaccaacaagttttttagctgtggattatcccctcacaGTAGTGCTTGTGGCATTTCTGATTGTTTTAAAGCTTCttcgtaatgtggaacgccgttcagactcggctataataaataggtcccttgtcattgagccaaactgtgataagagagaagttcactactgtggtGGTAttacaaaggactgaatagtctaaaatattgggctgccacaATACCTAACCTAAGCGATCCAACTACATCGCTCTTTTGTGCGCCACACAGAAAAGATATCACCaaagtttttccaattaaaatgttaagtaaatggtaaaaaatattcaattaaaaatttaattggttcaacaatttatttgattgaaacaaaaaacaatcacaataattaattgtatcaattaattgtttaattgaattttgtgattgggtatttttggggacgaaagcgtccaaacttggggacaagagccagaaaaatactggcaacactgagtgGTACAACGGTAACACTCCCAGGTTTTccaactatagaaaatgtccttgcatattttcaggcgttTCAGGCGAGATCatacaaaaatgtatacactattttgtcaaaattttatttctatagggaattttttcaaaaattttatttctatagaaaattttgtcaaaattttatttccatagcaaattttctcaaaattttatttttatagaaaatttgtaaaagttttatttttatagaaaatttgtcaaaattttatatctataggaaattttctcaacactttatttctatagaaaattcgtcaaaattttatttctatataaaattttttactggcaacactgagtgGTACAACGGAAACACTCTAAGGTTTCCCAACTATATTAAATGTccttgcatattttcaggcgagATCATATAAAAACGTTtacactattttgtcaaaattttctcaaaaattttatttctatagaaaattttgtcaaaattttatttccatagaaaattttctcaaaactttatttttatagaaaattttttcacagttttatttctatagaaaattttgtaaaaattttatttctatagaaaattttgtcaaaattttatttccatagaaaattttgacaaaattttatttctagagaaaattttatcaaaattatatttctatagaaaatgttgtcaaaattttattgctaaagaaaatttttgtcaaaattttatttttttatttttatagaaaattgtatcaaaactttatttctgtataaaattttgtcaaaatgttatttctatagaaaattttgtcaaaatttttatttctatagagaatttggtcaaaattttatttctatagaaaattttcaggcgAGATCATATAAAAACGTTtacactattttgtcaaaattttctcaaaaattttatttctatagaaaattttgtcaaaattttatttccatagaaaattttctcaaaactttatttttatagaaaatttgtcacagttttatttctatagaaaattttgtaaaaattttatttctatagaaaattttgtaaaaattttatttctatagaaaattttctcaaaattttatttctaaaggaaattttctcaaaatcttatttctatagaacaatttttattGGGGATTATTCTGAGGAACCTTAATTTTAATTGGGGGTTTTGGGGGCCGAAAGCGTCCTAGCTTGGCGAcaagaacttctcccttatcactgagtgctgcccgattctgtgttaagctcaataacaagggacttcctttttacagccgagtccgaacgacattccctattgcattgaaaccatttagagaagctttgacacactaagaaatgtcaccagcattactgagatgggataatccaccgctgaaaaactttttggtgttcggtcgaaactggattTGAACCCACGAACCTGTGTATGcatgacgggcatgctaaccattgcacgaaAATACTAGCAACACTGTGTGGCACAACGGCAACACTACAATGTTTTccaactataaaaattttccttgCCTATTTTCAGGCGTTAGTAAAAAGGAAATgtgctcaaaattatattattgaCATGTAAATTCGATTATATGTGAAGGCACTGATAGATCTATAATTTTAGTTGGTTCCAAAacttttacactaaaaaaagtgcaaAAGTGGCATAGCATGACAAAAACGtggtacaaaaaataaaaaaaaatatggcacAAATGCTTGAACAGAATACCAAAAACCTATGGTGGCACATCGGCAACACTGGTGGTGGATATAATATTTCGTGAATTGGAGCAAAGAGCATATAAAATGCTAattccaattttaaattttatttgttgtcaaCAATCACAGGGGAATTTCGATTTAATATCACTATTATTTGGTGACTAAAgcattttgattttatagaaaaatactgGGAACAAAAAATACGTTGGAGTTTTCTACATTTatttgtaaatgtaattaaatatgTTCATAACACAAACCTCTCTctccattttatatatttattctatttttccactgttgaaatttcgtttgttcTTCTTGGGTTTTggtgtaaattaatttttatacgtgttagaaaatttaaataaacttcacaaataatttttggaaaaaatgtttgattttcACCTCACGTACTACATTCCtggcttttgtcaacattcaatCACATGTATCATCTATCTTTGGATTCTTGTTAACTTCATATCAAGATTCATGTCTAGAAATTACTGAGTCATTTTCTCAGGTTATTGCATGTCCGTCGCATTAtaacaaaaatacaacaatctAGACAATGCGATAAacgaaaatatataattttgtgtgAGACGTCATCGCCTTGTTTAAATGACTTTCATATTGCTTACCAATTATTAAGTAACTGACAAATATGGCAAATTTTAGCATTAAGTAATCGAATCAAACTAATAACCTGTGAATTTGTTTAAGTTAAAACCAGATTGCCAACGACCATTATCAACAAACctgataatataaaatttttatcctatagagaattttgtcaacattttatttctatagaaaattttatcaaaattctattacta encodes:
- the LOC142223676 gene encoding uncharacterized protein LOC142223676; translation: MAKLWILSIFALAALAQVSLALDLGEALNMNIRDQLRLYDTFAKDPDAAKYSEDLKKLIEITEGALKTESVEEKEKILNTIDKNFNEEFNKWIGTNLEHAQVDEDIRDAIGFYKGLLPQAAAHADEVKKTITTLENLLQDSNLKEKEDKFLGLTKTFSPEFDAFLKENSLPAITEALKRTSEFFTNVLALKEGKFEKEIEELKAMTVAAMAESVGVEEKNRILNDVTQTPNKELNEYLAKKNIELA